The Pelobates fuscus isolate aPelFus1 chromosome 2, aPelFus1.pri, whole genome shotgun sequence genome has a segment encoding these proteins:
- the LOC134585195 gene encoding serine/threonine-protein kinase SBK1-like gives MPATPIPYFPIKPLDQLLYNSTARPLSLDLSSDLNPVFSFIPKISKPILNTMESQSATTIGRQYEVVGILGEGAFGRVLMAKDQISGEDVALKMIRKDRTSFPAYLHELQVSILVSGHENVIHTHPVYVPDPDHFVISQELATSGTLHSIIDSQVGIPEDVAKRCAVQLATALNYMHSRGIVHGDLKPDNVLLMDKDCHHIKLGDFGHSQSIGSLVGCMSHIIPYMSPEICSLKSNECLILTQSVDVWAFGILLYVALTGSFPWEKAMGDDHEFSVFVDWQNKGDYSSPPPGWEMFTVEAMDMFFTLLFQNPSLRPSNDHVLKYLNYPWRSIDISSDSEEPSIEIQEVTIEESQEYEIIIIPGNDEVVIIENGDTECVFVAGAAVESGDIIYVL, from the exons ATGCCAGCCACACCCATTCCTTATTTTCCTATAAAACCACTGGACCAA TTGCTCTATAATTCAACTGCAAGACCTCTCAGCTTAGATCTCTCCAGTGATCTGAATCCTGTGTTTTCCTTCATTCCCAAG ATAAGCAAACCTATTCTGAACACCATGGAATCCCAGAGTGCCACAACCATCGGAAGACAATATGAGGTGGTGGGAATCCTAGGTGAAGGAGCATTTGGCAGGGTTTTAATGGCCAAAGACCAAATATCAG GAGAAGACGTTGCACTCAAAATGATAAGAAAGGATCGAACCTCATTTCCTGCATACCTCCATGAACTGCAGGTGTCTATCTTAGTGTCCGGTCATGAAAACGTGATCCACACACATCCGGTCTACGTGCCTGATCCAGACCACTTTGTCATCAGCCAGGAGTTAGCTACAAGTGGAACCTTGCATTCTATCATTGATTCTCAG GTTGGTATTCCAGAAGATGTGGCGAAGCGCTGTGCAGTGCAGCTGGCAACAGCTCTCAATTACATGCACAGCAGGGGGATAGTACATGGTGACCTGAAACCGGACAACGTGCTGCTTATGGACAAAGACTGCCATCACATTAAGCTGGGTGACTTTGGTCATTCCCAGAGTATTGGCAGTCTTGTCGGCTGTATGTCACACATTATTCCATATATGTCCCCAGAAATATGTAGCCTGAAATCAAATGAGTGTTTGATTCTGACCCAGAGTGTAGATGTCTGGGCTTTTGGCATTCTCCTTTATGTGGCACTTACAGGGAGCTTCCCATGGGAAAAAGCAATGGGGGACGACCATGAGTTCAGTGTGTTCGTTGACTGGCAAAACAAAGGAGActactcctctcctcctcctggctGGGAAATGTTCACAGTGGAAGCAATGGACATGTTCTTCACATTGCTGTTCCAGAACCCCTCCTTGAGGCCTTCCAATGATCATGTGCTGAAATATCTCAATTATCCATGGCGGTCAATTGATATTTCAAGCGACAGTGAGGAGCCATCGATCGAAATACAGGAGGTGACCATTGAGGAGAGCCAAGAGTATGAAATCATTATCATACCGGGAAATGATGAGGTGGTTATTATAGAAAATGGGGacacagaatgtgtgtttgttgcaGGAGCAGCAGTAGAGTCCGGTGACATCATCTATGTACTGTGA